One segment of Pyricularia oryzae 70-15 chromosome 3, whole genome shotgun sequence DNA contains the following:
- a CDS encoding potassium/sodium efflux P-type ATPase, whose protein sequence is MPESKFERHPFLLPTEEVAATLNTDVDKGLTSAQVQKLQEEYPPNELDAGGAIPWYTIFLKQLFNAMVLVLIFAMALSFGISDYIEGAVLAAVIVLNVSIGFVQEYRAEKKMDALRALSSPSATILRDGKTQVIPNAEVVPGDICILKTGDTVPADLRLFEVMNLSCDEQSLTGESMPVDKIVENSITVPGSDKLAERDEEVGIGDRVNIAYATTVVRKGRGRGIVVETGMQTEVGKIAASTRKKPKAGRSMNWRKYGKRQPVVGLFKRVYDFLGKFLGLTEGTPLQRKLASLAYVLFGCALILAVIVFGVNRFQISHEIVIYAISTGIAIIPESLVAVLTITMVQATRVMRKANVVVRDLSALEALGGVTNICSDKTGTLTQGAMIVKKVWLPATRIYTVRDSMDPSDPTVGKVTYVEKKPGQEEPKRDYDAERSAGALKFDVPEEKLNQAENKPKKVDEAPAELTDTLRMFLLAGALCNLATVRYDEEKQKWQTTGEPTEIALQVFAHRFERGKKVLEGKGWKQVSEFPFDSTIKRMSVVYDAPGDNDFGLPTDDSFIFTKGAVERIIDLCSHLGQGDDLQEMNDAAKETILEQMNDFASQGQRVLAIAYRKWDGKFKHQQNVPGKAGIEDPEKSDENVRSQIESGLTLLGLVGIYDPPRKETTPAIRECSSAGIKVHMLTGDHPATAAAIAKEVGILPFNMGVLPAEIAKSAVQKATDFDKMTDAEIDALPELPLVIARCAPDTKTRMIEALRRRSAFMAMTGDGVNDAPSLSNADVGIAMGSGSDVAKSASKIVLTDDKFNSIVAAIREGRRMFENIQKFVLHLLTSNVGEVILLIAGLGFQDESGTSVFPISPLQILWINMLTSSFPAFGLGREKANAEIMRKPPHSTKRGVFTNQILVDMLVYGFIMGVCTLMTFVIIVYGVGGGQLGRDCNTTYSESCNVVFQARAAVFAELTWLILISAWEFKSLRRSMFRLNPDSTSKFPFFKDIYENRFLFWSVVIAFFSVFLAVYIPGLNTNVFKHRGITWEWGLVFGGLVVFVVGVEAWKFIKRKFNLLNEHAVVRGPFSQGSEDPEGRSFVKTMSFSSFKSSLRSRSRTRTMEKQRD, encoded by the exons ATGCCCGAATCTAAATTTGAGCGCCATCCCTTCCTCCTCCCAACGGAGGAGGTTGCGGCCACGCTTAACACCGATGTCGACAAGGGTCTTACATCGGCTCAAGTTCAGAAGCTCCAGGAGGAGTATCCTCCCAACGAGCTCGATGCAGGTGGTGCCATTCCCTGGTACACCATTTTCCTGAAGCAGCTTTTCAATGCCATGGTCCTT GTCCTCATATTTGCCATGGCTTTGTCGTTTGGTATATCTGATTACATTGAAGGCGCCGTGTTGGCGGCCGTCATTGTGCTCAATGTATCAATTGGTTTCGTGCAAGAGTATCGTGCCGAGAAGAAGATGGATGCTCTGCGAGCATTGTCATCCCCTAGTGCTACCATTCTGCGAGACGGAAAGACTCAGGTCATCCCCAA TGCTGAGGTCGTTCCCGGTGATATCTGCATTCTGAAGACCGGAGATACCGTTCCCGCTGATCTCCGCCTGTTCGAAGTGATGAACCTGTCCTGCGACGAGCAGTCGCTCACTGGCGAGTCTATGCCTGTTGACAAAATCGTCGAGAACTCGATTACAGTGCCTGGCTCCGACAAGTTGGCTGAGAGGGATGAGGAGGTCGGCATTGGTGACCGCGTCAACATCGCCTACGCGACCACTGTTGTTCGTAAGGGCCGTGGCCGTGGTATCGTTGTCGAGACTGGCATGCAGACTGAGGTCGGCAAGATCGCTGCTTCGAcccgcaagaagcccaaGGCCGGCCGCTCCATGAACTGGAGGAAGTATGGCAAGCGCCAGCCCGTCGTTGGTCTCTTCAAGCGCGTGTACGACTTCCTCGGCAAGTTCCTTGGTCTCACCGAGGGTACTCCTCTCCAGAGGAAGTTGGCCTCGCTCGCCTACGTTCTCTTTGGCTGCGCACTCATTCTGGCCGTGATCGTGTTTGGTGTCAACCGTTTCCAGATCAGCCACGAGATTGTCATTTACGCCATCTCAACCGGTATCGCCATTATTCCCGAGTCTCTGGTCGCTGTCCTTACCATTACCATGGTCCAGGCCACCCGTGTCATGCGCAAGGCAAATGTTGTCGTTCG TGATCTGTCCGCACTCGAAGCCCTTGGTGGCGTCACCAACATTTGCTCCGATAAGACGGGTACTCTCACTCAAGGTGCCATGATTGTCAAGAAGGTTTGGCTACCTGCCACCAGGATATACACTGTTCGCGACTCAATGGACCCCAGCGATCCTACCGTTGGCAAGGTCACATACGTCGAGAAGAAGCCTGGCCAAGAAGAGCCCAAGCGTGATTACGATGCCGAGCGAAGTGCCGGTGCTCTCAAGTTTGACGTCCCCGAAGAGAAGCTCAACCAGGCAGAGAACAAGCCCAAGAAGGTCGACGAGGctcctgccgaactgacagatACTCTCCGCATGTTCCTGCTGGCAGGCGCACTTTGCAATCTCGCCACTGTCCGTTACGATGAAGAGAAGCAAAAGTGGCAGACTACCGGTGAGCCTACTGAGATTGCCCTGCAAGTGTTTGCGCATCGCTTCGAGCGAGGCAAGAAGGTTCTGGAGGGCAAGGGCTGGAAGCAGGTGTCCGAGTTCCCCTTTGACAGCACCATCAAGAGGATGAGTGTCGTGTACGATGCCCCCGGCGACAACGACTTTGGCCTTCCCACCGACGACAGCTTCATCTTCACCAAGGGTGCCGTGGAGCGCATCATTGATCTCTGCAGCCATCTTGGTCAGGGCGATGACCTCCAGGAAATGAATGACGCCGCCAAGGAAACCATCCTCGAGCAGATGAACGACTTTGCCTCCCAGGGTCAGCGTGTCCTCGCCATTGCGTACCGCAAGTGGGACGGCAAGTTCAAGCACCAGCAGAACGTTCCCGGCAAGGCTGGCATCGAGGACCCCGAGAAGTCCGACGAGAACGTCCGCAGCCAGATCGAGAGCGGCCTTACGCTCCTCGGCCTGGTCGGTATCTACGACCCTCCCCGCAAAGAGACCACCCCTGCCATCCGAGAATGCTCAAGTGCCGGTATCAAGGTTCACATGCTTACTGGCGACCACCCTgcaaccgccgccgccatcgccaaGGAAGTCGGTATTCTGCCGTTCAACATGGGCGTGCTCCCCGCCGAGATTGCCAAGTCTGCCGTTCAGAAGGCTACCGACTTTGACAAGATGACTGATGCCGAGATCGACGCGCTCCCCGAGCTGCCGCTGGTTATTGCTCGCTGCGCCCCCGACACCAAGACGCGAATGATCGAGGCCCTGCGTCGTCGTTCAGCCTTCATGGCGATGACGGGTGACGGTGTCAACGATGCTCCATCCCTTAGCAATGCCGACGTCGGTATTGCCATGGGTTCGGGTTCCGACGTGGCCAAGTCCGCCTCCAAGATTGTGCTCACTGATGACAAGTTCAACTCCATCGTCGCCGCCATCCGCGAGGGTCGCCGAATGTTTGAGAACATTCAAAAGTTTGTTCTCCACTTGCTGACTTCCAACGTCGGCGAGGTCATCCTGTTGATTGCAGGCCTGGGCTTCCAGGACGAATCCGGCACTTCGGTCTTCCCCATCTCCCCGCTTCAGATTCTCTGGATCAACATGCTTACTTCCTCATTCCCGGCTTTTGGTCTCGGGCGTGAAAAGGCAAACGCTGAAATCATGCGCAAGCCCCCGCACTCCACCAAGCGCGGTGTATTCACCAACCAGATCCTTGTCGACATGTTGGTTTATGGTTTCATCATGGGAGTCTGCACCCTGATGACcttcgtcatcatcgtctaCGGCGTCGGAGGAGGCCAGCTTGGCCGAGACTGCAACACGACATACTCCGAGTCGTGCAACGTCGTCTTCCAGGCCCGTGCCGCCGTCTTTGCCGAGCTGACATGGCTCATTCTCATCTCGGCCTGGGAGTTCAAGTCGCTCCGCCGCTCCATGTTTCGCCTCAACCCCGACTCGACCAGCAAGTTCCCCTTCTTTAAGGACATTTACGAGAACAGGTTCCTGTTCTGGTCCGTCGTCATCGCCTTCTTCTCCGTGTTCCTGGCCGTCTACATCCCGGGCCTCAACACCAACGTGTTCAAGCACCGCGGCATCACCTGGGAGTGGGGCCTGGTGTTCGGCGGTCTGGTTGTGTTTgtcgtcggcgtcgaggCTTGGAAGTTCATCAAGCGCAAGTTCAACCTCCTCAACGAGCACGCCGTGGTCCGTGGTCCGTTCTCGCAGGGTAGCGAGGACCCTGAGGGCAGGTCTTTTGTCAAGACTATGAGTTTCTCTAGCTTCAAGAGCTCCCTGAGGAGCAGGAGCCGAACGAGGACGATGGAGAAGCAGAGAGATTAG